One window of Dermochelys coriacea isolate rDerCor1 chromosome 22, rDerCor1.pri.v4, whole genome shotgun sequence genomic DNA carries:
- the BTG4 gene encoding LOW QUALITY PROTEIN: protein BTG4 (The sequence of the model RefSeq protein was modified relative to this genomic sequence to represent the inferred CDS: inserted 2 bases in 2 codons; deleted 2 bases in 1 codon): MKDEIAATVFFITRLVKKQDKLSKHKTEKFAAKLTTILFEKYKNHWYLDNPSRGQAFRCIRLNKHQTRDPVLEQACYESNVDFDNLGLPREITIWVDPFDVCCRYGEKNLPFTVVHFEGSEDDRELSQRISHAVDKATSDYHSGTSSDEEGYTKEAKAIPTVSNPNSVYQFSDYCKLPIQPWSRYPHKKXYTTTGLHQASVYYPQTRAFKCYWPQLFFLGPRXDRYHWVNTNR; this comes from the exons atgaaagatgaaATTGCTGCCACAGTCTTTTTTATCACAAGGCTGGTGAAGAAGCAAGACAAACTGAGCAAGCACAAAACTGAGAAATTTGCAGCTAAGCTGACAACAATACTATTTGAAAAGTATAAGAACCACTGGTACCTAGACAACCCATCTAGGGGACAAGCCTTCAG GTGTATACGGCTAAACAAACATCAGACAAGAGATCCTGTACTGGAACAAGCTTGTTATGAGAGTAATGTGGACTTTGATAACCTTGGCTTGCCAAGAGAGATCACCATATGGGTTGATCCATTTGATGTGTGCTGCAG gTATGGTGAGAAGAATCTGCCTTTCACGGTCGTTCACTTTGAAGGTTCTGAGGACGACCGAGAACTCTCTCAACGCATCAGCCACGCTGTTGACAAAGCAACCTCCGAttatcattctggcacctcctcAGATGAGGAGGGCTATACCAAGGAAGCTAAAGCTATCCCTACAGTCAGCAATCCAAACAGTGTCTATCAG TTCAGTGACTACTGCAAGCTGCCCATTCAACCATGGTCTCGGTATCCTCACAAGA ACTACACAACCACTGGACTTCATCAGGCAAGTGTTTACTATCCCCAG ACAAGGGCCTTCAAATGCTACTGGCCACAGCTGTTTTTTCTGGGACCTC CGGATCGATATCATTGGGTGAATACCAACCGATAG
- the LOC122457185 gene encoding uncharacterized protein LOC122457185 codes for MKSHKEMDVTSDWDTFLKELAECHQCAEQALYQKHWKEIKQSGLSWDLVTPKDHLRSLDEILHHLSLLGADLQITDSHIRYVTKKKDEAQSLEAELATDSATQILQASAVKIVKLEVMKQVCLYRVLDLYNELQRQTCPEGVLRILNTLHYRATGESVAQEVAQITEKQQMERAVAFLQKYHKEGDLLIGVKEESATELRNMQTQFRLELQIQTEEKVQAKEMQVIQEAERQELPNHIEHVAYFILSQRHLRQTVIVLQDSCRFQKADFWTQSEERNLASSLKDNIEYKLSGLELKQAARLLQLRERQFLEITKCLKDHSLNKPVDEAGFTANDLQEFRKQKIRGLKEQLKIFLGDKRTKNTSSNLDPLQIKKSTFKSEDKILKGNVIWEIFQAKQLQLEESHQCQILDERVNLQDQLDHGELRSWMKDKMMRNTMKLWPSCKRLFTPGELRGRLEQAEKKKEKQQENSPPSSVAASLLAKEKPSQAEDQVLSLLAENVKILKQTEQLLASRIILLNPQFRSPLLCDDDKAKYMKSSPLLTLLKDVNDQLQAHAMAVGLLKSHLPEKDRGSSFQDILDALMTHKGELIPVHPPTLSAREFVIYQYGISILQFLRPHINAPEINLCVASSIPLSNTTGNAFQNSFYHQISENKLFILREYLGCVGSFILLLVHCLAHITAADLSQDSSPAFQRLFYQALKACLSEMFSLRLQMSAVLQDNKSSVKISEILLKGEPFSEEKLNLISQLSAAKVKSSKEIKASEERNRNLLLHTNLENLLKNKPSVKKKECFTHISAGRKENYFGARISSEEESCSYFSLSEVEDKLDTLTEELVKVIEEEHRFLKYTASEDLLFGQFEIISLKKDCLVKQMEILEGKIAKGREVSK; via the exons ATGAAGAGCCATAAAGAAATGGATGTGACCAGCGACTGGGACACATTTCTGAAGGAGTTAGCTGAATGCCACCAGTGTGCTGAACAAGCTCTCTATCAGAAGCATTGGAAAGAAATAAAGCAGTCAGGGCTCAGCTGGGATCTAGTAACACCCAAAGACCACTTACGTTCTCTAGATGAAATTCTACATCATTTATCACTGCTTGGTGCTGATTTGCAAATCACAGATTCCCACATCAGATATGTCactaaaaaaaaagat GAAGCACAGTCTTTGGAAGCAGAGCTAGCTACAGACTCAGCAACTCAAATATTACAAGCTTCAGCAGTCAAAATAGTAAAGCTAGAAGTTATGAAACAAGTGTGTCTCTATAGAGTATTGGATCTCTATAATGAACTTCAG AGACAGACCTGTCCAGAAGGTGTGTTAAGGATTCTGAACACTTTACACTATAGAGCTACAGGAGAATCTGTGGCCCAAGAGGTGGCCCAGATTACTGAGAAGCAGCAAATGGAGAGAGCTGTGGCTTTTCTCCAGAAGTACCACAAAGAAGGGGACTTACTTATTGGTGTAAAGGAAGAGTCAGCGACTGAACTGAGGAATATGCAGACACAGTTCAGACTGGAGCTTCAAATCCAGACAGAAGAAAAG GTGCAAGCCAAGGAAATGCAAGTGATCCAGGAGGCTGAAAGACAGGAGTTACCAAATCATATTGAGCATGTGGCATATTTTATCCTATCTCAGAGACACTTGCGGCAAACAGTAATAGTGCTACAAGACAGCTGCAGATTTCAAAAGGCAGACTTTTGGACACAGTCTGAAGAAAGAAACCT GGCATCATCATTGAAAGATAACATAGAGTACAAGCTTTCAGGGCTGGAGTTGAAACAAGCTGCCAGATTATTACAACTGAGAGAGAGACAGTTTTTGGAAATAACCAAATGTCTGAAAGACCACTCTTTGAACAAg CCTGTGGATGAAGCTGGCTTCACAGCCAATGATCTACAGGAATTCAGAAAGCAGAAAATAAGGGGGCTGAAAGAACAGCTCAAGATCTTCTTGGGTGATAAAAGAACTAAGAATACTTCAAGCAATCTTGATCCACTACAG ATCAAAAAATCCACCTTTAAAAGTGAAGATAAAATACTTAAAGGGAACGTTATCTGGGAGATTTTCCAagcaaagcagctgcagctggaagagtctcaccaatgccaaatattAGATGAAAGAGTGAATCTGCAGGATCAGCTGGATCATGGAGAGCTCAGGAGCTGGATGAAGGAT AAAATGATGAGAAACACAATGAAACTGTGGCCTTCCTGCAAAAGGCTTTTCACCCCAGGAGAACTGAGAGGAAGGCTAGAgcaggcagagaagaaaaaagagaagcaGCAAGAAAACAGCCCTCCATCATCTGTAGCTGCATCCTTATTGGCCAAAGAGAAACCCAGCCAGGCAGAAGaccaggttctctctctcttagCAGAGA ATGTCAAGATACTGAAGCAAACTGAACAGTTGTTGGCATCAAGGATTATTCTCCTGAATCCCCAGTTCAGGTCACCTCTTCTGTGTG ATGATGATAAAGCCAAATATATGAAATCTTCTCCACTTCTCACTCTTCTGAAAGATGTGAATGACCAGCTCCAAGCTCATGCAATGGCAGTTGGGCTTCTGAAAAGCCATCTGCCGGAAAAAG ACAGAGGAAGTTCTTTTCAGGATATATTGGATGCTTTGATGACTCACAAAGGTGAACTAATACCTGTTCATCCCCCAACACTTTCTGCAAGAGAGTTTGTAATATACCAATATGGCATCTCCATTCTCCAGTTTCTCAGGCCTCATATCAAT GCTCCAGAAATTAACCTGTGTGTTGCCTCCAGCATACCTCTCAGTAACACCACAGGCAATGCCTTCCAAAACTCTTTCTATCATCAG ATTTCAGAGaacaaattattcattttaagagAGTATCTGGGTTGTGTGGGCAGCTTCATTCtgctgctggtgcactgtctgGCTCACATCACTGCTGCTGACCTCAGCCAAGACTCCAGCCCTGCGTTTCAGAGACTGTTTTATCAG GCACTAAAGGCCTGTCTCAGTGAAATGTTCTCCCTTAGACTCCAGATGTCAGCAGTTCTCCAGGACAATAAATCCTCTGTGAAGATAAGTGAGATTCTGCTGAAGGGAGAACCATTCTCTGAGGAGAAATTAAATCTCATCTCTCAGCTCTCAGCTGCAAAAGTAAAATCCTCCAAGGAGATCAAGGCATCAGAGGAG AGGAACAGGAACCTCTTACTCCATACAAATCTTGAGAACTTGCTGAAGAATAAACCATCTGTAAAGAAGAAAGAGTGTTTCACCCACATCTCAGCGGGCAGGAAAGAGAACTACTTTGGTGCAAGGATAAG CTCAGAAGAGGAAAGCTGCTCTTACTTCAGCCTTTCGGAAGTGGAAGATAAGTTGGATACATTAACTGAGGAGTTGGTGAAAGTCATAGAGGAAGAACAtcgttttttaaaatatacagccAGTGAAGATTTGCTCTTTGGTCAGTTTGAgataattagtttaaaaaaagactgtTTGGTAAAGCAAATGGAAATATTAGAAGGGAAAATAGCAAAAGGCAGAGAGGTTTCTaagtaa